The Streptomyces sp. NBC_01775 genome includes a region encoding these proteins:
- a CDS encoding MMPL family transporter, producing the protein MPALPQPPAGRFPRSLRRLATAPGGTRTKWLILAVWLLLALALGPLAGKLGEVEDSGSNAFLPRGAESAQVNTELEKFRGKDEIMPAVAVYSRDEARTTKADAAKARADRADFAEHAAKGEQIGGPVPAKDGKALMVVVPLASGDEGLSDTLEEIRTVAAANAPPGLDVEVGGPAGSLIDSIKVFDNLDSTLMLATGAVVTLLLLITYRSPLLWLFPVLSVGFAAVLTQVATYALAKYASLPVDPQSSGILMVLVFGVGTDYALLLIARYREELHRHEDRHEAMRIALRRSGPAIVASAGTIAIGLACLAFADINSSRSLGLVGAVGVVCALLAMITVLPALLVATGRWVFWPFVPRYGAQPRTARTVWSRIGALLERRPRWSWLMSIGVTAVLALSAAGISMGLTQEEMYQDKPESVVAQEKLAAHYPSGSSDPATIVVKSDARDETRKAASDVAGVESVRVDDRTSDGALTSLSVVLEHAPDSDAAKDTVDGLRDAVHRVDGADALVGGTTAESLDTARAADSDLRTVIPIVLAVVLLVLVWLLRSLLAPLLLLATVVLSYFGALGASNLLFTHVLGFAGVDHSIPLLGFVFLVALGIDYNIFLMTRVREEAVRQGHTKGVLAGLTSTGGVITSAGIVLAATFAVFASMPLVTMAQMGVLVGIGVLLDTFLVRTVLVPSLALDIGARIWWPSRLGRTAGSRHDDAAAVRAGEEKELQKV; encoded by the coding sequence ATGCCTGCCCTCCCCCAGCCTCCGGCCGGGCGGTTCCCCCGCTCACTGCGCCGCCTGGCCACGGCCCCCGGCGGAACCCGCACCAAATGGCTGATCCTCGCTGTCTGGCTGCTCCTCGCTCTGGCTCTCGGCCCGCTGGCCGGGAAGCTCGGCGAGGTGGAGGACAGCGGCTCCAACGCCTTCCTGCCGCGCGGCGCGGAATCCGCGCAGGTCAACACCGAGCTGGAGAAGTTCCGCGGCAAGGACGAGATCATGCCGGCGGTCGCCGTCTACTCCCGCGACGAAGCGCGTACGACCAAGGCCGACGCCGCCAAGGCCCGCGCCGACCGCGCGGACTTCGCCGAGCACGCCGCCAAGGGCGAGCAGATCGGCGGCCCCGTGCCCGCGAAGGACGGCAAGGCCCTGATGGTCGTCGTCCCGCTCGCCTCCGGTGACGAGGGGCTCAGCGACACCCTGGAGGAGATCCGCACCGTCGCGGCGGCCAACGCGCCACCCGGACTCGACGTCGAGGTCGGCGGACCGGCCGGCTCCCTCATCGACAGCATCAAGGTCTTCGACAACCTGGACTCGACCCTGATGCTGGCCACCGGCGCCGTCGTCACCCTCCTGCTCCTGATCACCTACCGCAGCCCGCTGCTGTGGCTCTTCCCGGTCCTGTCCGTCGGCTTCGCCGCCGTCCTCACGCAGGTCGCCACGTACGCGCTGGCCAAGTACGCCTCCCTGCCCGTCGATCCGCAGAGCAGCGGCATCCTCATGGTGCTCGTCTTCGGCGTCGGCACCGACTACGCCCTGCTGCTGATCGCCCGCTACCGCGAGGAACTGCACCGCCACGAGGACCGGCACGAGGCCATGCGGATCGCGCTGCGCCGCTCGGGCCCGGCCATCGTCGCCTCGGCGGGCACCATCGCCATCGGCCTGGCCTGCCTGGCCTTCGCCGACATCAACTCCTCACGCTCGCTGGGCCTGGTCGGCGCCGTCGGCGTGGTCTGCGCGCTGCTCGCGATGATCACCGTGCTGCCCGCGCTGCTGGTGGCCACCGGACGCTGGGTCTTCTGGCCCTTCGTCCCCCGCTACGGCGCCCAGCCGCGTACGGCCCGCACCGTCTGGTCCCGTATCGGCGCCCTGCTCGAGCGCCGTCCGCGCTGGTCCTGGCTGATGTCGATCGGTGTGACGGCCGTGCTGGCGCTCAGCGCGGCCGGCATCTCCATGGGCCTCACCCAGGAGGAGATGTACCAGGACAAGCCCGAGTCCGTCGTCGCGCAGGAGAAGCTCGCCGCGCACTACCCCTCCGGCTCCTCCGACCCGGCCACGATCGTGGTGAAGAGCGACGCGCGGGACGAGACCCGGAAGGCGGCCTCGGACGTGGCGGGCGTCGAGTCCGTCCGGGTGGACGACCGCACCTCCGACGGCGCCCTGACCTCGCTGTCGGTCGTCCTCGAGCACGCCCCGGACAGCGACGCGGCCAAGGACACCGTCGACGGCCTGCGCGACGCGGTCCACCGGGTCGACGGCGCGGACGCGCTGGTGGGCGGTACGACGGCGGAGTCGCTGGACACCGCACGCGCGGCCGACAGCGATCTGAGGACGGTCATCCCGATCGTGCTCGCCGTGGTCCTGCTCGTCCTGGTCTGGCTGCTGCGCTCCCTGCTCGCCCCGCTGCTGCTGCTGGCGACGGTGGTGCTGTCCTACTTCGGCGCGCTGGGTGCCTCGAACCTCCTCTTCACCCATGTGCTGGGCTTCGCCGGGGTCGACCACTCCATCCCGCTGCTGGGCTTCGTCTTCCTGGTGGCGCTGGGCATCGACTACAACATCTTCCTGATGACCCGCGTCCGTGAGGAGGCCGTGCGTCAGGGCCACACCAAGGGCGTCCTGGCCGGCCTGACCTCGACCGGCGGCGTGATCACCTCGGCCGGGATCGTGCTGGCGGCGACCTTCGCCGTGTTCGCCTCCATGCCGCTGGTGACCATGGCGCAGATGGGCGTGCTGGTCGGCATCGGCGTCCTGCTGGACACCTTCCTGGTCCGCACGGTGCTGGTCCCCTCCCTCGCCCTGGACATCGGAGCCCGCATCTGGTGGCCGAGCAGGCTGGGCCGGACCGCCGGGTCCCGGCACGACGACGCCGCGGCAGTCCGGGCGGGAGAGGAAAAGGAGCTTCAGAAGGTCTGA
- a CDS encoding ArsR/SmtB family transcription factor, producing the protein MSAIETPTGDELLKVLAALGNPHRMRIVAALSQGRNYVSRLAREIGMSRPLLHMHLQRLEAAGLVVGSLELSDSGKAMKFFEVTPFAYVLTPEAIAHAAAGLTDQDAARQDEKEEAQ; encoded by the coding sequence GTGAGCGCGATCGAGACCCCGACAGGAGACGAACTGCTGAAGGTCCTCGCGGCGCTGGGCAACCCGCACCGTATGCGGATCGTCGCGGCACTCTCCCAGGGCCGCAACTACGTCAGCAGGCTCGCCCGCGAGATCGGAATGAGCCGTCCGCTGCTCCATATGCACCTCCAGCGCCTGGAGGCCGCCGGCCTCGTCGTGGGGTCGCTGGAGCTGTCGGACAGCGGCAAGGCAATGAAGTTCTTCGAGGTGACGCCGTTCGCCTACGTGCTGACCCCGGAGGCCATCGCCCACGCGGCGGCCGGCCTCACGGACCAGGACGCGGCCCGTCAAGACGAGAAAGAGGAAGCCCAGTGA
- a CDS encoding NmrA family NAD(P)-binding protein, producing MGVRSRGAGDAGLVTASLAMDDLIAASGVAYGAVTCPSFMHNLLHQVGAIKEKGMFFLMADPELKCPTVATRDIAATSARLLLDDSWTGSGEVACLGPEDLSPSEMARILSEVLGKEVGYRQNPGAALKERLTGFGTADGMAQAMVAMFEAKNLGMDNAAARTAESTTPTTFRQWCEEVLKPAVTA from the coding sequence ATGGGCGTCAGGTCGAGGGGAGCCGGTGACGCCGGCCTGGTGACCGCGTCGCTGGCGATGGACGACCTGATCGCCGCCTCCGGTGTCGCCTACGGGGCGGTGACCTGCCCGTCCTTCATGCACAACCTGCTGCACCAGGTCGGCGCCATCAAGGAGAAGGGCATGTTCTTCCTGATGGCCGACCCGGAGCTGAAGTGCCCCACCGTCGCCACCCGCGACATCGCCGCGACCTCCGCGCGGCTCCTGCTCGACGACTCGTGGACGGGATCCGGCGAGGTCGCCTGCCTCGGGCCGGAGGACCTGTCGCCCAGCGAGATGGCGCGAATCCTCTCCGAGGTCCTCGGCAAGGAGGTCGGCTACCGGCAGAACCCGGGCGCGGCCCTCAAGGAGCGCCTCACCGGCTTCGGGACGGCCGACGGGATGGCTCAGGCGATGGTCGCCATGTTCGAGGCCAAGAACCTGGGCATGGACAACGCCGCAGCGCGCACCGCGGAGTCGACGACCCCGACGACCTTCCGGCAGTGGTGCGAGGAGGTCCTCAAGCCGGCCGTGACGGCCTGA
- the ilvD gene encoding dihydroxy-acid dehydratase, translating into MPELRSRTVTHGRNMAGARALMQASGVAREDFGKPIIAVANSFTEFVPGHTHLQPVGRIVSEAIKTAGGIPREFNTIAVDDGIAMGHGGMLYSLPSRDLIADSVEYMTEAHCADALICISNCDKITPGMLMAAMRLNIPTVFVSGGPMEAGRATLVNGTVRKLDLVDAMSEAANDKVSDEDILRIEENACPTCGSCSGMFTANSMNCLTEALGLALPGNGSVLATHTARKELYETAGRTVVDIAKRHYEQDDETVLPRNVGSRAAFENAMALDIAMGGSTNTILHLLAAAEEAELDFTMKDIDALSRKLPCLAKVAPNVAPGGTYYMEDVHRAGGIPAILGELYRGGLLNEDVHTVHADSMAEWIKTWDIRGGSPSAEALEQFHAAPGCVRSAEAFSQSERWESLDTDAAGGCIRDVEHAYSTQGGLAVLYGNLAENGCVVKTAGVDESILTFTGPAVVCESQEEAVQKILDKTVKEGDVVVIRYEGPKGGPGMQEMLYPTSFLKGRGLGKACALITDGRFSGGTSGLSIGHMSPEAASGGTIALVEDGDSVVIDIPNRQMRLDVPEETLAARREALGGRFAPVARERKVSTALRAYAAMATSADRGAVRDVTLLER; encoded by the coding sequence ATGCCCGAGCTGAGGTCCCGCACCGTCACCCACGGCCGCAACATGGCAGGGGCCCGAGCCCTTATGCAGGCGTCGGGCGTAGCGCGCGAGGACTTCGGCAAGCCGATCATCGCGGTGGCCAACAGCTTCACCGAGTTCGTGCCGGGGCACACACACCTCCAGCCCGTGGGCCGCATCGTCAGCGAGGCGATCAAGACGGCGGGCGGCATCCCGCGCGAGTTCAACACCATCGCGGTCGACGACGGCATCGCGATGGGCCACGGCGGCATGCTCTACTCGCTGCCCTCCCGCGACCTGATCGCCGACTCGGTCGAGTACATGACCGAGGCGCACTGCGCGGACGCGCTGATCTGCATCTCCAACTGCGACAAGATCACGCCGGGGATGCTGATGGCCGCCATGCGGCTCAACATCCCCACCGTCTTCGTCTCCGGCGGGCCCATGGAGGCCGGCCGGGCGACGCTGGTCAACGGCACGGTCCGCAAGCTGGACCTGGTCGACGCGATGTCCGAGGCCGCCAACGACAAGGTCTCCGACGAGGACATCCTCCGCATCGAGGAGAACGCCTGTCCGACCTGCGGCTCCTGTTCCGGCATGTTCACCGCGAACTCGATGAACTGCCTGACCGAGGCCCTCGGCCTGGCCCTGCCCGGCAACGGCTCGGTGCTGGCCACCCACACGGCCCGCAAGGAGCTGTACGAGACGGCGGGCCGTACGGTCGTCGACATCGCCAAGCGCCACTACGAGCAGGACGACGAGACCGTCCTGCCCCGCAATGTGGGCTCGCGGGCCGCGTTCGAGAACGCCATGGCCCTCGACATCGCCATGGGCGGCTCCACCAACACGATCCTGCACCTGCTGGCGGCGGCGGAGGAGGCGGAGCTGGACTTCACCATGAAGGACATCGACGCCCTCTCGCGCAAGCTGCCCTGCCTGGCCAAGGTCGCCCCGAACGTCGCGCCGGGGGGCACGTACTACATGGAGGACGTGCACCGAGCCGGCGGCATCCCCGCCATCCTGGGCGAGCTGTACCGCGGCGGGCTGCTGAACGAGGACGTGCACACCGTCCACGCCGACTCCATGGCCGAGTGGATCAAGACCTGGGACATCCGCGGCGGCTCGCCGTCGGCCGAGGCGCTGGAGCAATTCCACGCCGCGCCCGGCTGCGTCCGCTCGGCCGAGGCGTTCTCGCAGTCCGAGCGCTGGGAGTCCCTGGACACCGACGCGGCGGGCGGCTGCATCCGCGACGTCGAGCACGCCTACTCCACGCAGGGCGGCCTGGCCGTGCTGTACGGCAACCTCGCCGAGAACGGGTGCGTCGTGAAGACCGCCGGCGTCGACGAGTCGATCCTGACCTTCACCGGACCCGCCGTGGTGTGCGAGTCGCAGGAGGAGGCCGTGCAGAAGATCCTCGACAAGACGGTCAAGGAGGGCGACGTCGTCGTCATCCGCTACGAGGGCCCCAAGGGCGGCCCCGGCATGCAGGAGATGCTCTACCCCACCTCGTTCCTCAAGGGCCGGGGCCTGGGCAAGGCGTGCGCGCTGATCACCGACGGCCGGTTCTCCGGCGGGACGTCCGGCCTGTCCATCGGCCACATGTCCCCCGAGGCGGCCTCCGGCGGCACCATCGCGCTGGTCGAGGACGGCGACAGCGTCGTCATCGACATCCCCAACCGCCAGATGCGCCTGGACGTGCCCGAGGAGACCCTGGCCGCGCGCCGCGAGGCCCTCGGCGGCCGGTTCGCCCCGGTGGCCCGTGAGCGCAAGGTCTCCACCGCGCTGCGCGCCTACGCGGCCATGGCCACCAGCGCCGACCGGGGCGCGGTGCGCGACGTGACGCTGCTGGAGCGCTGA
- a CDS encoding TetR/AcrR family transcriptional regulator — protein sequence MSQDEPGTREPAAQEPVRSESAAGPDPREPAAQGTRRRGRPARQSEAEGPGARERILASARGEFAERGYDKVSVRAIARGAGVDAALVHHYFGTKEQVFAAAIEAAFAPAVAVPDALDAAGSREELGERVVGVFFRIWEDPATRDPMLAIVRSAVNNEHAAAVFRRLLTRDLLSRVAGRLESPDAELRVTLAAAQMVGAMLLRYVIRIEPVASEPVAELVARLAPVVQHHLTGPRPYDGI from the coding sequence GTGAGCCAGGACGAGCCCGGCACCCGCGAGCCCGCCGCGCAGGAGCCCGTCCGTAGTGAGTCCGCCGCGGGGCCTGACCCCCGCGAGCCCGCCGCGCAAGGGACCCGTAGGCGTGGCCGTCCGGCTCGGCAGAGCGAGGCGGAGGGGCCCGGGGCGCGGGAGCGGATCCTGGCCTCGGCGCGGGGTGAGTTCGCGGAGCGCGGCTACGACAAGGTGTCCGTAAGGGCCATCGCGCGCGGCGCCGGGGTGGACGCGGCGCTGGTGCACCACTACTTCGGCACGAAGGAACAGGTGTTCGCCGCTGCCATCGAGGCCGCCTTCGCCCCGGCCGTCGCGGTGCCCGACGCGCTCGACGCGGCCGGCAGCCGCGAGGAGCTGGGGGAGCGGGTCGTGGGAGTGTTCTTCCGCATCTGGGAGGACCCGGCCACCCGCGACCCGATGCTGGCCATCGTGCGCTCGGCGGTGAACAACGAGCACGCCGCCGCGGTCTTCCGCCGCCTGCTGACCCGCGACCTGCTCTCCCGCGTCGCGGGCCGGCTGGAGAGCCCGGACGCCGAGCTGCGGGTGACGCTGGCGGCGGCGCAGATGGTGGGCGCCATGCTGCTGCGCTACGTCATCCGGATCGAGCCGGTGGCCTCGGAGCCGGTGGCGGAGCTGGTCGCAAGGCTGGCTCCCGTCGTGCAGCACCATCTGACGGGGCCCCGTCCGTACGACGGAATCTGA
- a CDS encoding sugar phosphate isomerase/epimerase family protein, with protein MRVPNAKVALSTASVYPESTAAAFEIAGRLGYDGVEVMVWTDPVSQDVEALRRLSDFHGVPILAIHAPCLLITQRVWSTDPWTKLVRARTAAETLGASTVVVHPPFRWQRSYARDFERGVWRMAEETEVRFAVENMYPWRYRDREMLAYAPDWDPTQNDYRHFTIDLSHTATSRTDTLAMVERMSDRLGHVHIADGSGSGKDEHLVPGRGSQPCAEVLEMLGRRGFDGHVVVEVNTRRAMSAAEREEDLAEALAYTRLHLAKAPTAPGHGGGHGGAHGLGHGGPHGLGRRDA; from the coding sequence GTGCGTGTTCCCAACGCGAAGGTAGCGCTGTCGACGGCGTCCGTGTATCCGGAGTCGACGGCGGCGGCCTTCGAGATCGCCGGACGACTGGGCTACGACGGCGTCGAGGTCATGGTCTGGACCGACCCGGTCAGCCAGGATGTGGAGGCGCTGCGCAGGCTCTCCGACTTCCATGGCGTCCCCATCCTCGCCATCCACGCACCGTGTCTCCTCATCACGCAGCGTGTCTGGTCGACGGATCCGTGGACCAAGCTCGTGCGCGCCCGGACGGCGGCGGAGACGCTCGGTGCCTCCACGGTCGTGGTGCACCCGCCCTTCCGCTGGCAGCGCTCGTACGCGCGCGACTTCGAGCGCGGGGTGTGGCGCATGGCCGAGGAGACGGAGGTGCGCTTCGCCGTCGAGAACATGTACCCGTGGCGCTACCGCGACCGCGAGATGCTCGCCTACGCGCCCGACTGGGACCCCACCCAGAACGACTACCGGCACTTCACCATCGACCTCTCGCACACCGCGACGTCCCGCACCGACACCCTGGCCATGGTGGAGCGGATGAGCGACCGGCTCGGCCACGTCCACATCGCCGACGGCTCCGGCTCGGGCAAGGACGAGCACCTGGTCCCGGGGCGGGGCTCGCAGCCGTGCGCGGAGGTGCTGGAGATGCTGGGGCGGCGCGGGTTCGACGGGCACGTGGTCGTGGAGGTCAACACGCGGCGTGCCATGTCGGCGGCCGAACGCGAGGAGGACCTGGCCGAGGCCCTGGCGTACACCCGGCTGCACCTGGCGAAGGCCCCCACGGCGCCGGGCCACGGCGGCGGTCACGGCGGGGCCCACGGCCTCGGCCACGGCGGGCCCCACGGCCTCGGCCGGAGAGACGCGTGA
- a CDS encoding Ppx/GppA phosphatase family protein, whose translation MRLGVLDVGSNTVHLLVVDAHPGARPLPAYSHKATLKLAELLDAEGAIGEEGIGQIAATLAHALEVSEDKGVEALLPFATSAVREASNAEHVLARLAEETGVKLEVLSGADEARLTFLAVRRWFGWSAGRLLVLDIGGGSLEVAYGLDEEPDAAVSLPLGAGRLTSGWLPDDPPDQGDVRALRRHVRAEIARTVGEFNRFSPPDHVVGTSKTFKQLARIAGAPRSGEGLYVQRELTRESLEEWVPKLAAMPAEERAALPGVSEGRAHQLVAGALVAEGVMDLFGVEGLEICPWALREGIILRRLDRLRAA comes from the coding sequence ATGAGACTCGGTGTCCTGGACGTGGGCTCGAACACGGTCCATCTGCTCGTGGTGGACGCGCATCCCGGTGCGCGACCGCTGCCCGCGTATTCGCACAAGGCGACGCTGAAGCTCGCCGAACTCCTCGACGCCGAGGGCGCGATCGGCGAGGAGGGTATCGGCCAGATCGCCGCCACGCTCGCCCACGCGCTGGAGGTCTCCGAGGACAAGGGCGTCGAGGCCCTGCTGCCCTTCGCGACGTCCGCCGTGCGCGAGGCGAGCAACGCCGAGCACGTGCTGGCCCGCCTCGCGGAGGAGACCGGCGTCAAGCTGGAGGTGCTCTCCGGCGCGGACGAGGCGCGGCTGACGTTCCTCGCGGTGCGCCGCTGGTTCGGCTGGTCGGCGGGACGGCTGCTGGTGCTGGACATCGGCGGCGGCTCGCTGGAGGTGGCCTACGGCCTGGACGAGGAGCCGGACGCCGCGGTCTCGCTGCCGCTGGGCGCCGGCCGGCTCACCTCGGGCTGGCTGCCGGACGACCCGCCGGACCAGGGGGACGTACGGGCGCTGCGGCGGCATGTGCGGGCCGAAATCGCCCGGACGGTGGGGGAGTTCAACCGTTTCAGCCCGCCGGATCACGTGGTCGGCACCTCCAAGACCTTCAAGCAGCTCGCGCGGATCGCGGGCGCCCCCCGCTCGGGCGAGGGCCTGTATGTGCAGCGCGAGCTGACCAGGGAGTCGCTGGAGGAGTGGGTGCCGAAGCTGGCGGCGATGCCGGCCGAGGAGCGGGCCGCGCTGCCGGGCGTCTCCGAGGGACGCGCCCACCAGCTGGTGGCGGGCGCGCTGGTCGCGGAGGGCGTCATGGACCTGTTCGGCGTGGAGGGGCTGGAGATCTGCCCCTGGGCCCTGCGGGAGGGCATTATTCTGCGTCGCCTGGACCGCCTGCGGGCCGCGTGA
- the radA gene encoding DNA repair protein RadA — MATRKTSAKDRPTYRCTECGWQTAKWLGRCPECHAWGTVEEAGGAPAVRTTAPGRVSVSALPIGQVDGKQATARETSVPELDRVLGGGLVPGAVVLLAGEPGVGKSTLLLDVAAKAASADHRTLYVTGEESAGQVRLRADRIGALSDHLYLTAETDLSAVLGHLDEVKPSLLVLDSVQTVASPEIDGAPGGVAQVREVAGALIRASKERGMSTILVGHVTKDGSIAGPRLLEHLVDVVLQFEGDRHARLRLVRGVKNRYGTTDEVGCFELHDEGITGLADPSGLFLTRRAEPVPGTCLTVTLEGRRPLVAEVQALTVDSQIPSPRRTTSGLETSRVSMMLAVLEQRGRISALGKRDIYSATVGGVKLSEPAADLAVALALASAASDTPLPKNLVAIGEVGLAGEVRRVTGVQRRLSEAARLGFTHALVPSDPGRIPEGMRVLEVADIGEALRVLPARPARTG; from the coding sequence ATGGCAACCCGTAAGACGTCCGCGAAGGACCGCCCCACCTATCGCTGCACCGAGTGCGGCTGGCAGACGGCCAAGTGGCTCGGCCGCTGCCCGGAGTGCCATGCCTGGGGCACCGTCGAGGAGGCAGGCGGCGCGCCCGCCGTGCGGACCACGGCGCCGGGAAGAGTATCCGTCTCCGCGCTGCCCATCGGCCAGGTCGACGGCAAGCAGGCCACCGCGCGGGAGACCTCGGTGCCGGAGCTGGACCGGGTGCTGGGCGGCGGCCTGGTGCCCGGCGCCGTGGTATTGCTCGCCGGTGAGCCGGGCGTCGGGAAGTCGACGCTGCTGCTGGATGTGGCCGCCAAGGCGGCGAGCGCCGACCACCGCACGCTGTATGTGACCGGCGAGGAGTCGGCCGGGCAGGTGCGGCTGCGCGCCGACCGGATCGGGGCGCTCAGCGACCACCTCTACCTCACGGCCGAGACCGACCTGTCTGCCGTGCTCGGACACCTGGACGAGGTCAAGCCCTCGCTGCTGGTGCTCGATTCGGTGCAGACGGTGGCCTCGCCGGAGATCGACGGGGCGCCCGGCGGCGTCGCCCAGGTCCGCGAGGTGGCGGGCGCGCTGATCCGCGCGTCCAAGGAGCGCGGCATGTCGACGATCCTGGTCGGCCACGTCACCAAGGACGGCTCCATCGCGGGCCCGCGCCTGCTGGAGCACCTGGTGGACGTGGTGCTCCAGTTCGAGGGCGACAGGCACGCCCGGCTGCGCCTGGTGCGCGGGGTGAAGAACCGCTACGGGACGACGGACGAGGTCGGCTGCTTCGAGCTGCACGACGAGGGCATCACGGGCCTGGCCGACCCCTCGGGCCTCTTCCTCACCCGCCGCGCCGAACCGGTGCCCGGCACCTGTCTGACGGTGACGCTGGAGGGGCGCCGTCCGCTGGTGGCCGAGGTGCAGGCGCTCACGGTCGACAGCCAGATCCCCTCCCCCCGCAGGACCACCTCGGGGCTGGAGACGTCCCGGGTGTCGATGATGCTGGCGGTGCTGGAGCAGCGCGGCCGGATCAGCGCCCTGGGCAAGCGCGACATCTACAGCGCGACGGTCGGCGGGGTGAAGCTCTCCGAGCCCGCCGCCGACCTGGCGGTGGCGCTCGCCCTTGCCAGCGCCGCCAGTGACACGCCGCTGCCCAAGAACCTGGTGGCGATAGGGGAGGTCGGCCTCGCGGGCGAGGTCCGCCGGGTCACGGGTGTCCAGCGGCGGCTGTCGGAGGCGGCCAGGCTCGGCTTCACCCACGCGCTGGTGCCCTCCGATCCGGGCCGGATCCCCGAGGGCATGCGGGTGCTGGAGGTCGCCGACATCGGAGAGGCCCTCCGCGTCCTTCCGGCCCGCCCGGCCCGCACCGGCTGA
- the disA gene encoding DNA integrity scanning diadenylate cyclase DisA produces MAANDRAAVPGRAEGASGLMRATLSAVAPGTALRDGLERVLRGNTGGLMVLGMDRTVEALCTGGFVLDVDFSATRLRELCKLDGALILDGDISKIVRAGVQLVPDASIETEETGTRHRTAQRVSIQTGFPVVSVSQSMRLIALYVEGQRRVLEDSAAILSRANQALATLERYKLRLDEVAGTLSALEIEDLVTVRDVTAVAQRLEMVRRIATEIAEYVVELGTDGRLLSLQLDELIAGVEPERELVVRDYAPQAGGSGRRVRTVPEALSELDRLTHTELLELPTVARALGYSGAPETLDSAVSPRGFRLLAKVPRLPGTVIDRLVDHFGGLQKLLAASVDDLQAVDGVGEARARSVREGLSRLAESSILERYV; encoded by the coding sequence GTGGCAGCCAACGACCGGGCAGCGGTCCCCGGCAGGGCCGAGGGGGCGTCCGGCCTGATGCGCGCGACACTGAGCGCGGTCGCACCGGGCACAGCCCTGCGCGACGGGCTGGAGCGCGTCCTGCGGGGGAACACCGGCGGCCTCATGGTCCTCGGCATGGACAGGACGGTCGAAGCGCTGTGCACCGGCGGCTTCGTCCTCGACGTGGACTTCAGCGCGACCCGGCTGCGCGAGCTGTGCAAGCTGGACGGCGCGCTCATCCTCGACGGGGACATCTCCAAGATCGTCCGGGCCGGTGTGCAGCTCGTCCCCGACGCCTCCATCGAGACCGAGGAGACGGGCACCCGGCACCGCACCGCCCAGCGCGTCTCTATCCAGACCGGCTTCCCGGTCGTCTCCGTCAGCCAGTCCATGCGGCTGATCGCCCTCTACGTCGAGGGCCAGCGCCGCGTCCTGGAGGACTCGGCGGCGATCCTCTCCCGTGCCAACCAGGCGCTGGCCACCCTGGAGCGCTACAAGCTGCGGCTCGACGAGGTCGCCGGCACGCTCTCCGCGCTGGAGATCGAGGACCTGGTGACCGTCCGGGACGTCACGGCCGTCGCCCAGCGCCTGGAGATGGTGCGCAGGATCGCCACGGAGATCGCCGAGTACGTCGTGGAGCTGGGCACCGACGGACGGCTGCTCTCGCTCCAGCTCGACGAGCTGATCGCCGGGGTGGAGCCCGAGCGCGAGCTGGTCGTGCGGGACTACGCGCCGCAGGCGGGCGGTTCGGGCCGCCGCGTGCGCACCGTGCCCGAGGCGCTCAGCGAACTGGACCGGCTCACCCACACCGAGTTGCTCGAACTGCCCACGGTGGCACGGGCACTGGGCTACAGCGGGGCCCCCGAGACGCTGGATTCCGCCGTCTCGCCGCGCGGCTTCCGGCTGCTGGCGAAGGTGCCGAGGCTGCCGGGGACCGTCATCGACCGGCTGGTGGACCACTTCGGCGGGCTTCAGAAGCTGCTCGCCGCGAGCGTGGACGACCTCCAGGCGGTGGACGGCGTCGGCGAGGCCCGTGCCCGCTCGGTCCGCGAGGGCCTCTCGCGGCTGGCCGAGTCCTCGATCCTTGAGCGCTACGTCTAG